The Rhizobium leguminosarum nucleotide sequence TGACGGAAATCGGGTTGACGACAGCGATCGCCCTCCAGAGCTCTTCCGCTTCGGCATCGAGTGCCAGCGTTTCGCAGTAACGCAGATGCGCATGCACATACATCAGCCCGATCTCGCGGCCGAAGAAGGAGGAGGATTCGGCCCGTCGAAACAGCGTCTCGGGTCCGCCGGCATAGGTCGCGGGCTTCTCCATCAGTCGTACGCCGTCGGGAAAGAGCAGATGATTTTCGATCAGCTTCATATGACCCTGTCTCTGAGCCGGCGTGAAGAGGCCGCCGAGCATTGCTTGCGTCATCGAGATCAGCGAGTAATGCAGGCCGGTGCGCCGGTCGCTCGGGTGCAGCAGCAACTCGACGCCGTCATGGCTGGGATCGAAGATGCCATAGCCGGCAACGACGCCGTCACGCACGAGATAGCGGTTGAAATCCCGGCGCATCGCCGTTGCGATCTTCCTCAAGCCTTTGGCCCTGCCGCCATGGCCGAGGCGGCGCAGGATCGCCGAATAACGGACGATCTGCTCGTAGAGCAGGGCAACGGTCCAGCTGCTGACCATCCAGTCGCGCAGATGCGGATCGGCCGGCTGCAGGGAATCGTTCCAGTCTCCCTCGCCATAGCGGATCAGATGCGTTCCGGGAATGAAAGCTTCGCGAACGGTATCAAGCAGCTTCTCGACATGGATCGCGATGGTGTCGAGCTCCGGCGCCCGGGCCATTGTCTTTTCGTCGCGCCAGGAGACTTTCTCGTCGAGGATGGCGAGATCGCCCGTCGCTTCGATATAGTCGCAGAGCGCCTTTAGCGGCCAGACGACGATGTCGCCGTGACTATCGCCCGCCCGAATGTTGGCATAGGGCTCCAGCATGAACCATTGCGGCCAGTCGCCTTTTTCCAGGTATTGTTCGCTGAAGACGGTTTTCAGCACCTCCTTGGCTTCGCGGTCATGCTCATAGGCGAGCAGGAATTCGATCGGCCCCTGGCATGCGTCGCGTGTGCCCCAGGCCGCACCGGTATATTGCTCGAGGCCGTGCGGTACGCTCAGATGCACGATCGCATCATGCGCGAGCCAGGGCAGGAGGGTCGTCTGCGCGGCAAGGTCGGGAGAAGTGCTGGCGATCGTCAGGCCGCGCACGGCGTTCCGCCAGAATTTCGATGCCGGCGCAAGCATGGCTTCGTCGGTGACGCCGGCCTCATAACGTTGCGCCAGTCGCTCGGCTTCCGCCGCATCGGCCATCGAGCCGACGACGGCGAAAGAGAGCGCCTGGGTGATCAGGGATCGGAGCGCCACGAAAGCACCGTTGCGTGTTATCCCATCGCTGTAGAGCAGTTCGTCGCCGCCGATTTCCTCGATCGCGTCGGGCGTCGAACTGACCAGCCAATAGGCGGCATCGGGATAGCGCTCGCCCCAGAGCCAGGCCGGGTCCGGCCGGAAAAGCATGCGTTTGCCCGACGGATCGAATTCGATCTGCCCGCCCGCGTCATATTCGCGCTCGCCAAGCACGACATGGCCGAATACCAGGAAGCGGCACGGCTCGCCCTCGACGGAGACAGTCCACTGCATCGCCGCATCCTCGCCGGAGGCGACCGCCGACACGATGATCGTGCGTTCGAGGAGACGATAGATCCAGCGGCAATCGCTGAGCCCCATTTCGAAAGCCGACGGCACCGCCAGAAGCTGCCAGCCGGCGCCGACATCCGCCATGATGCGCAGCCCGCTGGCGCGGGTCAGATTGTAGGGGTCGCGGGAGACGGAAAAGAGCTTGTGAAAGGACGTATTGCCGATCGTCAGCTGGGCCGCGAAAATGCCCTGCATCCAGCAGGTCGCGGCAAGCGTCGTATCGTCGAGCAGCATATTCTCACCGCTTCTGACGATCGCGCCGTGACGGCGCGCCACAATCAGCTCCTTGTCGCGCAGGACCACATGACGGTTCAGAACGCCATCGGAGACGAAAAACGAAAGAAGCTTTCCGTCGACCCGCTCTTCCAGGCTCCGCTCCGGATAGAGTCGGCCGATCGCCTTTTTGTCCAGCGCCTCGGCCTTCAGCAAGGCAGCATCCTGGAGCAGGCTGCGGACCGGCGCGACCTCCTCGATATCGGCAGGCGCACTGTCTGTCGCCGCTAGCTCGTCAAGCCGTGAAAGGTCGGCATCGTTCGACGCCTCGGGATGATCGGCGGCGAACACGGCAAAGAAGGTCGTGGTCGCGCCGGTCGCCGGCACGGAAAGCGATTTTGACTGAATGGCGGGGCATGCCGTCTCCTGCTGTCGCCGTTTGCTCGGCAGGCTGGTGCCGAAAGGCCCGACCAGCAGGTCGCCGAGGCGGTCGCTCGCCTGCACCAGCTGGATCGCATCGGTGGCATAGGCAGCCGCGCCATCGAGGCAGCCCTGCGCGAGCCAGGGGTTGCGGGCGCCCGACTGCTTGAGATTTTGCCGGTTCATCACGACAGGGCCGAAGGTCTCGTGATCGGCGATATGATGATCGACATATTGCGAGGCATAGGCTTCGCTGTTCATCAGGAAACCGCGATCGCCGAGACCGACGTCCTGGATCAGCACCAGATCGACCGGCAGCGTTCCATCCTTCAGATGCCGGATGGAGGCACGCCAGAACCAGGCCGCTTCGGAGGGATGGAGCTCGAGGCGGACATTGTAGCCGATATCGCCTCTCTTGCCGCTCCAGGAGAGGCTCGTCGCATCGTGCCCGAAGCTGCCATCGGCGCGAGGCCCGACAAGCTCGACGACGTCAGGTGCCGCACCGCCGATGCGCAGATAAAGGCGGCCGATGCCGCCGGCGAGCGGCGAGCCCTGAATCTGGTTGATCTGCACCGATCCCTTGTCGTCGGCATATTCGATGGCAAACAGGGTGCCGTTCGGCAGGGCCGATATCGACAGGCCGGAACCGTTGCTGATCGTGAAGAGGCCAAGCTCGTCGCGTCGCGGCATTTGAAAACTGCGGTCAAGGTCCATGGCCATTGAGATCTCGTCGATTGGCTTCAAAGGGGAATTGGAGGATGACGCAAAATGGTTGAGAGAAATCTTACCACTATCGCCGGTTCTCGATCAGGGCCTTGAAAGCCAGGCCAGTCGATATCACTTGATGTTCCAATTCGATAGTTGCACCGATAGGTCATTGCCAAGGCTTCAAAGGAAGTGTGGTCGC carries:
- a CDS encoding GH36-type glycosyl hydrolase domain-containing protein, with protein sequence MAMDLDRSFQMPRRDELGLFTISNGSGLSISALPNGTLFAIEYADDKGSVQINQIQGSPLAGGIGRLYLRIGGAAPDVVELVGPRADGSFGHDATSLSWSGKRGDIGYNVRLELHPSEAAWFWRASIRHLKDGTLPVDLVLIQDVGLGDRGFLMNSEAYASQYVDHHIADHETFGPVVMNRQNLKQSGARNPWLAQGCLDGAAAYATDAIQLVQASDRLGDLLVGPFGTSLPSKRRQQETACPAIQSKSLSVPATGATTTFFAVFAADHPEASNDADLSRLDELAATDSAPADIEEVAPVRSLLQDAALLKAEALDKKAIGRLYPERSLEERVDGKLLSFFVSDGVLNRHVVLRDKELIVARRHGAIVRSGENMLLDDTTLAATCWMQGIFAAQLTIGNTSFHKLFSVSRDPYNLTRASGLRIMADVGAGWQLLAVPSAFEMGLSDCRWIYRLLERTIIVSAVASGEDAAMQWTVSVEGEPCRFLVFGHVVLGEREYDAGGQIEFDPSGKRMLFRPDPAWLWGERYPDAAYWLVSSTPDAIEEIGGDELLYSDGITRNGAFVALRSLITQALSFAVVGSMADAAEAERLAQRYEAGVTDEAMLAPASKFWRNAVRGLTIASTSPDLAAQTTLLPWLAHDAIVHLSVPHGLEQYTGAAWGTRDACQGPIEFLLAYEHDREAKEVLKTVFSEQYLEKGDWPQWFMLEPYANIRAGDSHGDIVVWPLKALCDYIEATGDLAILDEKVSWRDEKTMARAPELDTIAIHVEKLLDTVREAFIPGTHLIRYGEGDWNDSLQPADPHLRDWMVSSWTVALLYEQIVRYSAILRRLGHGGRAKGLRKIATAMRRDFNRYLVRDGVVAGYGIFDPSHDGVELLLHPSDRRTGLHYSLISMTQAMLGGLFTPAQRQGHMKLIENHLLFPDGVRLMEKPATYAGGPETLFRRAESSSFFGREIGLMYVHAHLRYCETLALDAEAEELWRAIAVVNPISVTSALPHASLRQRNTYFSSSDAAFHDRYQAAAEWERVKAGEIAVDGGWRIYSSGPGLYTRSFVENILGFKRRFGRRKRKPLLPAIHASANLQTDHAAWRRLMKPKPEV